GACCGCCGACCGCGTCAAAAACGCGGTCGGCTAACCCTCGACGAGTTTCCTCGGGTCGAACCGCACCACGCCGGCTACTTGATCGAACGACTTCTCGGCGCTCACGATGCCCTCAAGACCGTACGTGATCACGACGGCGGCATGGATCGCATCGCGCGGAGCGAGTCGCCGATAGCCCTTGACGAGGTCCGAAGCTTCCTCGATCTCGCGCCTCGTGACGGGGAACGGATCCGGAAACCCCGCCAGGACCTCCCCCACCAGCCTGGCGGCATACGCTCGCTCACCTCGTCTGGTATAGACGTCGAGAAGTTCCTGGAGTAGTTCAACATCGATCCCGAAGGCGGCGGGATCGCGCTCTGCCCGGGCAAGCAGGGAGGTAGAGGCAGCCTTATAGGGATGACCGCGACCGCGCGCATAGACGATCACGTTGGTGTCGAGGAGCTTCACGGCTCCCGGTCCACGTAGCGACCGATGAGCTTCTTCGCCTCTTCCCAGGTCCCAACATCTACCTCGGGGCCGGAAGTAAGGAATCGGAACGCCGCCTTCCGGCGCTCAGCGGACGGCTGAAGATAGGTGCGCCGGACCGCGTCGCGGACGAGCTCCCCGAGCGACATACCCCGCTGGACGGCCTCACGCTTGAGGGCGTCGAGCTCCTCCTGGCTAAAAAGGATCTCGGCCCGCTTGTTCATCGCCATCTCAAGAAACCTCCGTATGCCTCCGGATACCGTACTCCGGATACATACGGAGGTCCAAAGACCGGTTCTCTGGGATCTGCCCAGAGGGTTTCTGGGACTACGTGCCGGTCCGCACGAAGGCGAGCAGGATCTCACGAACCAGCTCGGCCGCAACCACGGTCGAGACGCCGCTCGCGTCGAGCGGCGGCGCCACCTCGACGAGATCAACAGCCACGATGTCTAAGCCATCCAGCGCAAGGATGGCGTCACGGAGCTCCTTATAGGTCGAGCCGCCGGGCTCCGGCGTGCCGGTCCCGGGCAGGATGGACGGGTCGAGGACGTCGAGGTCGATCGACAGGTGAACGGGACGGCCGGCGATCTCGGCACGGGCCGCCGCCGGGATCGTCACGTCCTCCGACCACGCCAGCAGCATGCCGTCGGCGTCGGCGAACTCTTCGCGCGAGCCCGATCGGATCCCGAGTGCGATGGTCGGCCCGCCCTTGGCCATGTGGCGCGTGCCGCACGCGTGCGAGAGCTCGCTGCCGTCGTACGACGGCCGCATATCGAGGTGCGCGTCGAACACAACGTGCGCTACCCCGTCGCGAACCCGTCGTGTCCCGGCCGTGGTGCCGATCGAGATGCTGTGGTCGCCGCCGAGCGACACCACGAAGCGGCCGGCGCGAAGGTGCGCCTCGGTCGCCACTGCGATGTGCTCCATCACCGCCGCGGCACCGAGTCCTTCGAGCGCGAGATCGCCGGCGTCCGCGTAGGCCAGATCTTCGAGGTCGCGCTTCAGGCGTGGCGAGTACGTCTCGATGGACTGCGATGCGGCACGGATCTCGTTCGGCGCGGCGCGAGCGCCTGCGCGATAGGACGTGCCCCCGTCGTACGGGATCCCCTGGATGACCGCGGCGGCCGGTTCGAGGTCTCGGGAGGCCTCGAGGTAGACGCCCGATGGATCGCTCACGGCGTGAACGGGTTGCGCGAGTCGCCTTCGAGGCCTTCGCGGATGATCCCGGGGAGCCCGAACGACGCGACGTGCACCTCGGGCGTCCAGTACCGGGCCGCGATCTTTCGCTCTGCGGCGCGCGCGCCGGCGGCGCCCGCATCGATATCGAGCCGCTCACCGCAGAGCATGAAGCTCCAGACCACGCCGGGGTACGTCGTCACATGGCCGAGGTACAGGCGCACGTCGGGGAACGCCGCTTGGGCGTTGCGGAACGCCATCCGCATCTCGTCCTGGAAGTAGATCGGGGAGCCGACCTGCGCGGCGTACACGCCGCCGGGATTCAAGCGCTCGAGGCAGCGGCGGTAGAAGGGCGTCTCGAACAAGACGATCCCCGGCCCGACCGGGTCGGACGAGTCCACGATGATCGCGTCGAACGGCTCGCCGTCCGCGTGAACGTACGCGTTGCCGTCGTCGAACGTAACCGTCGCCCTGGGGTCATCCCACACGTCCCCGCCGATCGACGGCATGTACTCGCGCGAGAGCGCCGTGACGCGGTCGTCGATCTCGACCATCACGGCCTCGGTCACCGTCGGATGCTCCAGCACGCGGCGGATCGTCCCACCGTCTCCCCCACCGATCACGAGGACGCGGAGCGGCTCGGGGTGCGCGAGCAACGGAACGTGCACGAGCATCTCGTGGTAGAGGAACTCGTCGCGCTCGCTGGTCTGCACGGCACCGTCGAGCACGAGCGTGCGTCCGAAGGTCGGGTGCTCGTAGATGTCGATGTGCTGGAACGCCGAATCCTCAGCGTGAAGCAGCTCGCCCTCATAGGCGAACTCCACGCCGGGAGCGGGCGTCTCGAAGAAGCGGCTCGGAGCCACGACGACGACCTTATCCGAGACGGTTAGGCGGACAGCCCGCGCTTGACCTCGACGATCTGGATCCGTCCGGGCGAGAAGTACTTCTTCAGCGTCTCGATCCCGGCGTCGGCGTCCATATCCTTCGAGCAGGTGAACAGGTCGACGGCCGCGTAGCCGTACTCCGGCCACG
The genomic region above belongs to Actinomycetota bacterium and contains:
- a CDS encoding type II toxin-antitoxin system VapC family toxin → MKLLDTNVIVYARGRGHPYKAASTSLLARAERDPAAFGIDVELLQELLDVYTRRGERAYAARLVGEVLAGFPDPFPVTRREIEEASDLVKGYRRLAPRDAIHAAVVITYGLEGIVSAEKSFDQVAGVVRFDPRKLVEG
- a CDS encoding CopG family transcriptional regulator, which gives rise to MAMNKRAEILFSQEELDALKREAVQRGMSLGELVRDAVRRTYLQPSAERRKAAFRFLTSGPEVDVGTWEEAKKLIGRYVDREP
- the speB gene encoding agmatinase; translated protein: MSDPSGVYLEASRDLEPAAAVIQGIPYDGGTSYRAGARAAPNEIRAASQSIETYSPRLKRDLEDLAYADAGDLALEGLGAAAVMEHIAVATEAHLRAGRFVVSLGGDHSISIGTTAGTRRVRDGVAHVVFDAHLDMRPSYDGSELSHACGTRHMAKGGPTIALGIRSGSREEFADADGMLLAWSEDVTIPAAARAEIAGRPVHLSIDLDVLDPSILPGTGTPEPGGSTYKELRDAILALDGLDIVAVDLVEVAPPLDASGVSTVVAAELVREILLAFVRTGT
- the speE gene encoding polyamine aminopropyltransferase, coding for MAPSRFFETPAPGVEFAYEGELLHAEDSAFQHIDIYEHPTFGRTLVLDGAVQTSERDEFLYHEMLVHVPLLAHPEPLRVLVIGGGDGGTIRRVLEHPTVTEAVMVEIDDRVTALSREYMPSIGGDVWDDPRATVTFDDGNAYVHADGEPFDAIIVDSSDPVGPGIVLFETPFYRRCLERLNPGGVYAAQVGSPIYFQDEMRMAFRNAQAAFPDVRLYLGHVTTYPGVVWSFMLCGERLDIDAGAAGARAAERKIAARYWTPEVHVASFGLPGIIREGLEGDSRNPFTP